The Corallococcus caeni genome includes a region encoding these proteins:
- a CDS encoding DUF3341 domain-containing protein, producing MEAKVLDSWVLAEFATPEALVSATQQMREKGFQGMDTYSPYPLHGGSEALGLPPSRMPFIALGGGLTGMVTALTMQTWMNTIDYPLNVGGRPLLSLPAWVPITFELSVLFAAFGIFFGLLGLSKLPQPYHPAFESEEFRSASTHGYWLSIPHPTGTDAADVKNQLTALGATHVTVVSGENE from the coding sequence ATGGAAGCCAAGGTCCTTGATTCCTGGGTGTTGGCCGAGTTCGCCACCCCGGAAGCCCTCGTCTCCGCGACGCAGCAGATGCGCGAGAAGGGCTTCCAGGGGATGGACACCTACTCTCCCTACCCGCTCCACGGCGGGTCGGAGGCCCTCGGTCTGCCGCCCTCGCGCATGCCCTTCATCGCCCTGGGCGGCGGCCTCACCGGCATGGTGACCGCCCTCACGATGCAGACGTGGATGAACACCATCGACTACCCGCTCAACGTCGGCGGTCGTCCGTTGCTGAGCCTCCCGGCCTGGGTGCCCATCACGTTCGAATTGAGCGTGCTGTTCGCCGCGTTCGGCATCTTCTTTGGCCTCCTGGGCCTCAGCAAGCTGCCGCAGCCCTACCACCCGGCCTTCGAGTCGGAAGAGTTCCGCAGCGCGTCCACGCACGGCTATTGGCTGAGCATCCCGCACCCCACGGGGACGGACGCCGCGGACGTCAAGAACCAGCTGACGGCCCTGGGCGCGACCCACGTGACCGTCGTGTCGGGAGAGAACGAATGA